A section of the Gallus gallus isolate bGalGal1 chromosome 4, bGalGal1.mat.broiler.GRCg7b, whole genome shotgun sequence genome encodes:
- the CRACD gene encoding capping protein-inhibiting regulator of actin dynamics isoform X5 → MNLPGTGQMEEKVTPVKSSRPKRQFSCSGTIETINLDAVPQAVARLDNSAAKHKLSVKPKKQRMSRKHKRLTKGSQSLTITEFEPEDLETELFVDRYPGYNGHVTADKLIQNRDEPKQLQLAEEKRIEDHWGILEAEKIRQIVEMEEQRELEEQRCQELEEQMQKEQERRDSEKESSQYLLKGEISLKIEVQICQEEERRLLEAEKKQELENQTCQELEEQRQRELEEQQGPELEQQKSEEQDEQQRQELEEQKHQEWEKQEREKLEEQKHWVWDEQQRQELEEQKRQEHRQELQQHWEQEEQQRQELEEQKCQEQEQQRQKLEERKHWELEKQKRQELEEQKHQEWEEQKHKELEEQQRNELEEQERLELEELRQHETEKWCQEEEERNQLEEQKELVEQNKEEKQRQELEEEELPEAEIKLKQEKEVEGPSQQKKDEEEMQHLKEREKTEEDQPQQLPEKKQKQEEPRKHKLTKQMHLESTDIVQQDELKQQKEQEWNKLEEQKIDTEGQNLHRKQQEKSLEQQNDKNELWSGGADRNPANDKLQERPRPQKIKQPEKGNKTTEEILSQKLKREVDAQEQQRIGEELRWQEVDERQTASRPFTFQVSSGDKQIIFQKVNLSPVMPAKGAGLSSPSVKDSRMHASSKGSHTLPSSVCVPHTAILVTGAQLCGTAVNLNQIKDTACKSLLGLTEEKKNVDIPSPEKAQKKSPGPKPSSSKMKYTQEALDQATLAEWASIRSRILKNKENGKYNEKDRVNVCRHSDDWTPRGRGSPHGNLRKTLSANAKFSITPAWQKFSEASKTNSGTENISAAKGNEKVAVGRNIGLSTDANEDAVSTFKDNLSEMAKEKIETHSEITDNTEGCKFAKDLPSFLVPSFPRSPGKELPQPELPGALENQQSNSTKKPDKPAPNGEENVSPFGIKLRRTNYSLRFHYDQQVEQRKKKRYSAGDSFDGVPDPLLTTEGEKESAVFAPQESTSPGTGRANVHGSLKDSKDSSVIVLEISQPVGAPLPPPSQSALPPREKQACKSLFPQKPALAPKPASQTPPSSPLSKMNRSHLADTLGQRFVKAESDGGWRKDDRAVPPVALNESKNEEEEIREKKSFFPSLSIPWREKNDKKPEPLKKEKPVLQSRHSLDGSKLMEKVETSQPLWITLALQKQKGFREQQATREERRQAREAKQAEKLAKENAAVSNQSDNKSSSSSKTSALQKPTPQEGEKKIETAVSRLERREQLKKSNTLPTSVTVEISDSVPPPPLAKEVAKRFSTPDANPVSTEPAWLALAKRKAKAWSDCPQIIKVGLRKFTQEQEHITEVNRDLKARSVSSSRISALHFSWFYFTCNFGYFR, encoded by the exons ATGAATTTGCCTGGAACAGGACAGATGGAAGAAAAG GTAACTCCAGTCAAGTCATCTCGGCCAAAAAGACAATTTTCCTGTTCCGGCACAATTGAAACAATCAATCTGGATGCAGTTCCCCAGGCTGTTGCTCGTCTAGACAACAGTGCAGCTAAACACAAGCTGTCCGTAAAGCCAAAAAAGCAGAGGATGTCCAGAAAGCACAAGAGATTAACAAAG GGATCACAAAGCTTAACGATAACAGAATTTGAGCCAGAGGATCTAGAGACTGAGCTGTTTGTAGACAGATACCCAGGTTATAATGGACACGTCACTGCAGACAAGCTAATCCAGAACAGAGATGagccaaagcagctgcagctggcagaggagaaaagaattGAAGATCACTGGGGGATCCTTGAAGCCGAAAAGATAAGGCAGATTGTAGAAATGGAAGAACAAAGAGAACTGGAAGAACAAAGGTGCcaagagctggaggagcagatgCAAAAAGAGCAAGAGAGAAGGGACAGTGAAAAAGAGAGTAGTCAGTATCTCCTCAAAGGAGAGATATCTTTGAAAATTGAAGTGCAAATCTGccaggaagaggagagaagactGCTGGAGGCAGAGAAGAAGCAAGAGCTGGAGAACCAGACATGCCAGGAACTGgaagagcagaggcagagggagTTGGAGGAACAACAGGGACcggagctggagcagcagaagTCTGAGGAACAGGACGAGCAACAGAGACAGGAACTGGAAGAACAGAAGCACCAGGAATGggaaaaacaagagagagagaagctggaGGAACAGAAGCACTGGGTGTGGGATGAACAGCAGAGACAGGAGCTGGAGGAACAGAAGCGTCAGGAACACAGacaagagctgcagcagcactgggaacagGAGGAGCAACAAAGACAAGAGTTGGAGGAGCAGAAATGCCAGGAACAGGAACAACAGAGACAGAAGCTGGAGGAACGGAAGCACTGGGAactggagaagcagaagaggcaAGAGCTAGAGGAGCAAAAACACCAGGAATGGGAAGAGCAAAAGCAcaaggagctggaggagcaacAGAGAAatgagctggaggagcaggagaggCTAGAGCTGGAAGAACTGAGGCAACACGAGACTGAGAAATGGTgtcaggaggaagaggaaagaaatcagCTGGAGGAACAAAAAGAACTAGTGGaacaaaataaggaagaaaaacagagacaaGAGCTAGAAGAGGAAGAGCTTccagaagctgaaataaaactgaagcaagAGAAAGAGGTTGAGGGCCCCAGccaacagaagaaagatgaggaagaaatgcagcatttgaaggaaagagaaaagacagaggaagaCCAACCCCAGCAGCTACcggagaagaaacagaagcaggaagaaCCAAGAAAACATAAACTCACCAAACAAATGCACTTGGAAAGTACAGACATTGTGCAACAAGATGAActgaaacagcaaaaggaaCAAGAGTGGAACAAactggaagagcagaaaatagaCACAGAAGGGCAAAATCTTCATCGGAAGCAACAGGAAAAATCCTTGGAGCAGCAAAATGACAAGAATGAGCTGTGGTCTGGGGGGGCTGATAGGAATCCAGCAAATGACAAGCTCCAGGAGAGACCAAGACCCCAAAAAATCAAACAGCCTGAAAAAGGcaataaaacaacagaagaaatccTGTCCCAGAAACTGAAGAGAGAAGTTGATGCTCAAGAGCAACAGCGAATTGGGGAAGAACTTAGGTGGCAGGAGGTGGATGAAAGACAAACTGCATCCAGACCCTTCACATTTCAAGTGTCTTCTGGAGATAAACAGATCATATTTCAGAAAGTAAATCTGAGTCCAGTCATGCCTGCTAAAGGAGCAGGACTCTCTTCTCCATCCGTCAAGGACAGCAGGATGCACGCCTCCAGCAAGGGCTCTCATACGCTCCCATCATCTGTGTGTGTTCCCCATACAGCCATTCTGGTTactggagcacagctgtgtggcACAGCAGTTAACTTGAACCAGATAAAGGACACAGCTTGTAAATCATTGCTTGGcttaacagaagagaaaaaaaatgtggatatTCCTTCACCGGAGAAAGCCCAGAAAAAATCTCCTGGTCCCAAACCCAGCAgcagtaaaatgaaatacacaCAAGAGGCGTTGGACCAGGCCACGTTAGCTGAGTGGGCCTCTATCCGTTCTAGAATCTTAAAGAATAAGGAAAATGGCAAATACAATGAGAAAGACAGAGTAAATGTCTGCAGACACAGTGATGACTGGACGCCCCGGGGACGAGGTTCTCCTCATGGTAACTTGAGGAAAACCCTATCTGCAAATGCAAAGTTCTCAATAACACCAGCGTGGCAGAAATTTTCAGAAGCTTCCAAAACCAATTCAGGCACTGAGAATATAAGTGCAGCAAAAGGCAATGAAAAAGTGGCTGTGGGAAGAAACATTGGcttgtccactgatgcaaaTGAGGATGCAGTATCCACATTTAAGGATAACTTATCTGAAATGGctaaagagaaaatagaaaccCACAGTGAAATTACAGACAACACAGAAGGTTGTAAATTTGCAAAAGATCTTCCGTCTTTCCTTGTTCCGAGTTTTCCCCGTTCTCCAGGTAAAGAGTTACCCCAACCCGAACTTCCAGGTGCTCTGGAAAATCAGCAGAGTAACAGCACAAAAAAACCAGATAAACCAGCACCAAATGGAGAAGAGAACGTTTCTCCCTTTGGGATAAAGTTACGGAGGACAAACTATTCTTTACGTTTCCATTATGATCAACAGGtggagcagaggaaaaagaaaaggtacaGTGCAGGAGACAGTTTTGATGGTGTGCCTGACCCGCTACTCACAACAGAAGGTGAAAAGGAATCAGCTGTTTTTGCTCCACAAGAGAGTACATCCCCTGGCACAGGGAGAGCGAATGTCCACGGCAGTTTAAAAGACTCAAAAGATTCTTCAGTTATCGTGTTGGAGATTTCACAACCAGTGGGCGCACCACTGCCACCCCCCAGCCAGAGTGCTTTACCTCCTCGTGAGAAACAAGCGTGCAAATCGCTGTTCCCACAGAAACCTGCTTTAGCTCCGAAGCCTGCCAGCCAGACACCTCCATCATCTCCTCTCTCGAAAATGAACCGATCACACCTGGCTGATACGCTGGGGCAGAGGTTTGTTAAGGCTGAATCGGACGGGGGCTGGAGAAAAGATGACAGAGCAGTGCCTCCTGTGGCACTGAACGAGAgcaaaaatgaagaggaagaaatcagaGAGAAGAAGTCATTTTTCCCATCTCTGAGTATTccctggagagaaaaaaatgacaaaaagccTGAGCCATTGAAGAAAG aaaaacCAGTCCTCCAGAGCAGACACTCTTTGGATGGCTCTAAATTGATGGAAAAAGTTGAAACTTCACAACCACTGTGGATCACATTAgcactgcaaaagcagaagggatTTCGTGAGCAGCAAGCTACTAGGGAAGAGAGGAGACAAGCCAGAGAGGCAAAGCAAGCAGAGAAGCTGGCTAAAGAAAAT GCTGCTGTGAGTAATCAATCAGacaataaaagcagcagcagcagcaaaacgAGCGCACTGCAGAAACCTACACCTcaggaaggggagaagaaaatcGAGACGGCTGTGTCAAGACTAGAACGaagggagcagctgaagaagtCTAACACCCTTCCAACTTCTGTGACAG tGGAAATTTCAGATTCTgttccaccaccaccactggcAAAAGAGGTGGCCAAGAGATTCTCCACACCTGATGCAAACCCCGTGTCAACAGAACCAGCCTGGCTCGCACTGGccaagaggaaagcaaaagccTGGAGTGACTGTCCACAGATCATAAA AGTTGGTCTCAGGAAGTTCACACAGGAGCAAGAACACATAACTGAAGTTAACAGAGATCTGAAGGCTAGGTCAGTGAGCAGCTCTAGAATTTCAGCTCTGCATTTCTCCTGGTTTTACTTCACATGCAACTTTGGGTATTTCAGGTAA
- the CRACD gene encoding capping protein-inhibiting regulator of actin dynamics isoform X3 has product MINLFKKPYKKKAGKFQPFKKLFGKRKKREPVSDCEEAKLKPSHSFGNVCNGTFSSDEEPNTGLRSSHYSMGSRAFSHDSIFIPDGRTESEQAIQAMSQENVLGKVKTLQSADTPDLLRPMNLPGTGQMEEKVTPVKSSRPKRQFSCSGTIETINLDAVPQAVARLDNSAAKHKLSVKPKKQRMSRKHKRLTKGSQSLTITEFEPEDLETELFVDRYPGYNGHVTADKLIQNRDEPKQLQLAEEKRIEDHWGILEAEKIRQIVEMEEQRELEEQRCQELEEQMQKEQERRDSEKESSQYLLKGEISLKIEVQICQEEERRLLEAEKKQELENQTCQELEEQRQRELEEQQGPELEQQKSEEQDEQQRQELEEQKHQEWEKQEREKLEEQKHWVWDEQQRQELEEQKRQEHRQELQQHWEQEEQQRQELEEQKCQEQEQQRQKLEERKHWELEKQKRQELEEQKHQEWEEQKHKELEEQQRNELEEQERLELEELRQHETEKWCQEEEERNQLEEQKELVEQNKEEKQRQELEEEELPEAEIKLKQEKEVEGPSQQKKDEEEMQHLKEREKTEEDQPQQLPEKKQKQEEPRKHKLTKQMHLESTDIVQQDELKQQKEQEWNKLEEQKIDTEGQNLHRKQQEKSLEQQNDKNELWSGGADRNPANDKLQERPRPQKIKQPEKGNKTTEEILSQKLKREVDAQEQQRIGEELRWQEVDERQTASRPFTFQVSSGDKQIIFQKVNLSPVMPAKGAGLSSPSVKDSRMHASSKGSHTLPSSVCVPHTAILVTGAQLCGTAVNLNQIKDTACKSLLGLTEEKKNVDIPSPEKAQKKSPGPKPSSSKMKYTQEALDQATLAEWASIRSRILKNKENGKYNEKDRVNVCRHSDDWTPRGRGSPHGNLRKTLSANAKFSITPAWQKFSEASKTNSGTENISAAKGNEKVAVGRNIGLSTDANEDAVSTFKDNLSEMAKEKIETHSEITDNTEGCKFAKDLPSFLVPSFPRSPGKELPQPELPGALENQQSNSTKKPDKPAPNGEENVSPFGIKLRRTNYSLRFHYDQQVEQRKKKRYSAGDSFDGVPDPLLTTEGEKESAVFAPQESTSPGTGRANVHGSLKDSKDSSVIVLEISQPVGAPLPPPSQSALPPREKQACKSLFPQKPALAPKPASQTPPSSPLSKMNRSHLADTLGQRFVKAESDGGWRKDDRAVPPVALNESKNEEEEIREKKSFFPSLSIPWREKNDKKPEPLKKEKPVLQSRHSLDGSKLMEKVETSQPLWITLALQKQKGFREQQATREERRQAREAKQAEKLAKENAAVSNQSDNKSSSSSKTSALQKPTPQEGEKKIETAVSRLERREQLKKSNTLPTSVTVEISDSVPPPPLAKEVAKRFSTPDANPVSTEPAWLALAKRKAKAWSDCPQIIKVGLRKFTQEQEHITEVNRDLKARSVSSSRISALHFSWFYFTCNFGYFR; this is encoded by the exons TCAGCTGACACTCCAGATCTGTTGAGACCAATGAATTTGCCTGGAACAGGACAGATGGAAGAAAAG GTAACTCCAGTCAAGTCATCTCGGCCAAAAAGACAATTTTCCTGTTCCGGCACAATTGAAACAATCAATCTGGATGCAGTTCCCCAGGCTGTTGCTCGTCTAGACAACAGTGCAGCTAAACACAAGCTGTCCGTAAAGCCAAAAAAGCAGAGGATGTCCAGAAAGCACAAGAGATTAACAAAG GGATCACAAAGCTTAACGATAACAGAATTTGAGCCAGAGGATCTAGAGACTGAGCTGTTTGTAGACAGATACCCAGGTTATAATGGACACGTCACTGCAGACAAGCTAATCCAGAACAGAGATGagccaaagcagctgcagctggcagaggagaaaagaattGAAGATCACTGGGGGATCCTTGAAGCCGAAAAGATAAGGCAGATTGTAGAAATGGAAGAACAAAGAGAACTGGAAGAACAAAGGTGCcaagagctggaggagcagatgCAAAAAGAGCAAGAGAGAAGGGACAGTGAAAAAGAGAGTAGTCAGTATCTCCTCAAAGGAGAGATATCTTTGAAAATTGAAGTGCAAATCTGccaggaagaggagagaagactGCTGGAGGCAGAGAAGAAGCAAGAGCTGGAGAACCAGACATGCCAGGAACTGgaagagcagaggcagagggagTTGGAGGAACAACAGGGACcggagctggagcagcagaagTCTGAGGAACAGGACGAGCAACAGAGACAGGAACTGGAAGAACAGAAGCACCAGGAATGggaaaaacaagagagagagaagctggaGGAACAGAAGCACTGGGTGTGGGATGAACAGCAGAGACAGGAGCTGGAGGAACAGAAGCGTCAGGAACACAGacaagagctgcagcagcactgggaacagGAGGAGCAACAAAGACAAGAGTTGGAGGAGCAGAAATGCCAGGAACAGGAACAACAGAGACAGAAGCTGGAGGAACGGAAGCACTGGGAactggagaagcagaagaggcaAGAGCTAGAGGAGCAAAAACACCAGGAATGGGAAGAGCAAAAGCAcaaggagctggaggagcaacAGAGAAatgagctggaggagcaggagaggCTAGAGCTGGAAGAACTGAGGCAACACGAGACTGAGAAATGGTgtcaggaggaagaggaaagaaatcagCTGGAGGAACAAAAAGAACTAGTGGaacaaaataaggaagaaaaacagagacaaGAGCTAGAAGAGGAAGAGCTTccagaagctgaaataaaactgaagcaagAGAAAGAGGTTGAGGGCCCCAGccaacagaagaaagatgaggaagaaatgcagcatttgaaggaaagagaaaagacagaggaagaCCAACCCCAGCAGCTACcggagaagaaacagaagcaggaagaaCCAAGAAAACATAAACTCACCAAACAAATGCACTTGGAAAGTACAGACATTGTGCAACAAGATGAActgaaacagcaaaaggaaCAAGAGTGGAACAAactggaagagcagaaaatagaCACAGAAGGGCAAAATCTTCATCGGAAGCAACAGGAAAAATCCTTGGAGCAGCAAAATGACAAGAATGAGCTGTGGTCTGGGGGGGCTGATAGGAATCCAGCAAATGACAAGCTCCAGGAGAGACCAAGACCCCAAAAAATCAAACAGCCTGAAAAAGGcaataaaacaacagaagaaatccTGTCCCAGAAACTGAAGAGAGAAGTTGATGCTCAAGAGCAACAGCGAATTGGGGAAGAACTTAGGTGGCAGGAGGTGGATGAAAGACAAACTGCATCCAGACCCTTCACATTTCAAGTGTCTTCTGGAGATAAACAGATCATATTTCAGAAAGTAAATCTGAGTCCAGTCATGCCTGCTAAAGGAGCAGGACTCTCTTCTCCATCCGTCAAGGACAGCAGGATGCACGCCTCCAGCAAGGGCTCTCATACGCTCCCATCATCTGTGTGTGTTCCCCATACAGCCATTCTGGTTactggagcacagctgtgtggcACAGCAGTTAACTTGAACCAGATAAAGGACACAGCTTGTAAATCATTGCTTGGcttaacagaagagaaaaaaaatgtggatatTCCTTCACCGGAGAAAGCCCAGAAAAAATCTCCTGGTCCCAAACCCAGCAgcagtaaaatgaaatacacaCAAGAGGCGTTGGACCAGGCCACGTTAGCTGAGTGGGCCTCTATCCGTTCTAGAATCTTAAAGAATAAGGAAAATGGCAAATACAATGAGAAAGACAGAGTAAATGTCTGCAGACACAGTGATGACTGGACGCCCCGGGGACGAGGTTCTCCTCATGGTAACTTGAGGAAAACCCTATCTGCAAATGCAAAGTTCTCAATAACACCAGCGTGGCAGAAATTTTCAGAAGCTTCCAAAACCAATTCAGGCACTGAGAATATAAGTGCAGCAAAAGGCAATGAAAAAGTGGCTGTGGGAAGAAACATTGGcttgtccactgatgcaaaTGAGGATGCAGTATCCACATTTAAGGATAACTTATCTGAAATGGctaaagagaaaatagaaaccCACAGTGAAATTACAGACAACACAGAAGGTTGTAAATTTGCAAAAGATCTTCCGTCTTTCCTTGTTCCGAGTTTTCCCCGTTCTCCAGGTAAAGAGTTACCCCAACCCGAACTTCCAGGTGCTCTGGAAAATCAGCAGAGTAACAGCACAAAAAAACCAGATAAACCAGCACCAAATGGAGAAGAGAACGTTTCTCCCTTTGGGATAAAGTTACGGAGGACAAACTATTCTTTACGTTTCCATTATGATCAACAGGtggagcagaggaaaaagaaaaggtacaGTGCAGGAGACAGTTTTGATGGTGTGCCTGACCCGCTACTCACAACAGAAGGTGAAAAGGAATCAGCTGTTTTTGCTCCACAAGAGAGTACATCCCCTGGCACAGGGAGAGCGAATGTCCACGGCAGTTTAAAAGACTCAAAAGATTCTTCAGTTATCGTGTTGGAGATTTCACAACCAGTGGGCGCACCACTGCCACCCCCCAGCCAGAGTGCTTTACCTCCTCGTGAGAAACAAGCGTGCAAATCGCTGTTCCCACAGAAACCTGCTTTAGCTCCGAAGCCTGCCAGCCAGACACCTCCATCATCTCCTCTCTCGAAAATGAACCGATCACACCTGGCTGATACGCTGGGGCAGAGGTTTGTTAAGGCTGAATCGGACGGGGGCTGGAGAAAAGATGACAGAGCAGTGCCTCCTGTGGCACTGAACGAGAgcaaaaatgaagaggaagaaatcagaGAGAAGAAGTCATTTTTCCCATCTCTGAGTATTccctggagagaaaaaaatgacaaaaagccTGAGCCATTGAAGAAAG aaaaacCAGTCCTCCAGAGCAGACACTCTTTGGATGGCTCTAAATTGATGGAAAAAGTTGAAACTTCACAACCACTGTGGATCACATTAgcactgcaaaagcagaagggatTTCGTGAGCAGCAAGCTACTAGGGAAGAGAGGAGACAAGCCAGAGAGGCAAAGCAAGCAGAGAAGCTGGCTAAAGAAAAT GCTGCTGTGAGTAATCAATCAGacaataaaagcagcagcagcagcaaaacgAGCGCACTGCAGAAACCTACACCTcaggaaggggagaagaaaatcGAGACGGCTGTGTCAAGACTAGAACGaagggagcagctgaagaagtCTAACACCCTTCCAACTTCTGTGACAG tGGAAATTTCAGATTCTgttccaccaccaccactggcAAAAGAGGTGGCCAAGAGATTCTCCACACCTGATGCAAACCCCGTGTCAACAGAACCAGCCTGGCTCGCACTGGccaagaggaaagcaaaagccTGGAGTGACTGTCCACAGATCATAAA AGTTGGTCTCAGGAAGTTCACACAGGAGCAAGAACACATAACTGAAGTTAACAGAGATCTGAAGGCTAGGTCAGTGAGCAGCTCTAGAATTTCAGCTCTGCATTTCTCCTGGTTTTACTTCACATGCAACTTTGGGTATTTCAGGTAA